The sequence TCATTAACCGACTAATTAAAGGGATTTTGAAAAATCGGGACTGATTGTTATTAATAACGAGTAATCCGAGATTAATTTGGGGAGTAATCAAATTTTTTAAAACCGTGAGCCTACTCGTGgtaacttgtgatgacccggaaaatttcgactaatttaaaccaattctctatatgatttaatactatgtaaatatacatatatatatatatatatgtatgtatatatatatatatatatatatatatatatatatatgtacaagtaaaaatgactttgctacagtaaaacactattttgctacagtaaaacactatttgctacagtgaaaccgtattttgctacagtgctacagtgaaaacactatttgctacagtaaacactatttgctacagtaaacactatttgctacagtacacactatttgctacagtaaaaactatttgatgtcgacgaactagcaaacaaaaacagaaaaggcggtcatgcgatcgcatggcaaaaacactaaaaactcatgcgatcgcatgagctacagtaaatcgaaaagtactataaaaggtcagttttgcttgacgatttttttcattcttattctgtacttaaaatttatatttataattttaattataattttaattttaagtttaataataataaagtatattcgagggtatttttaattcgggtttcaaaccgttttaaaataaggaaatattgggtattgttcggggtattgttcttgaatccaaggccaaccatacagtcgtctaccatcattacgtctacgcaatttgcctacaatattgagtctcaatattgaatcgtgagttatagtctccctttttaaatactttaaatatttttgggctgagaatacatgcaatttattttaaacgcaataagacacaagtacatactaaattctacactgagttaaatcgaaaatcccttagctttggtaactagtagctgccagtacataggatatggactggtaaacgcgaataattgtatatggatccatagggcttgacatccccgtccgagctagagcgctagccttttaacggacgtatgttatttgagtttaagacacgttggtttgcgtgtattaaaacgaatggggtaattatcactatagcgttaagtttagttaccaaggtgctctgttacgtagaatctattgataaacttctgatgaaatcttgtagtctatctttatatatgtttatgactcgagcaattaaacctataactcaccaacattcgtgttgactttttagcatattttattctcaggtccttagaatgcttccgctgtgatgtgcttgttgcctgcatggagtctctcatgttttgtacaaagtttattgcattcaaaataaaactgcattgtgtaataaataattggactgtgatgtcaacctgtaaattaaagacttgtgtatttcggggttttgcttatacctaagcactcgcccacatgtttataactttctatgtttagaaagtcacttattttaatgaatgcaatattttatcaaaatgtatcatatagaggtcaaaacctcactgtggaatcaatgattaacgtgccgcgtcaatagcgattttgacgggtcgttacataactATAATTATAAGTAAATAATAAATGAAACTTAATGAATACACGATCCATCTAACATTTTTCATTTACGAGAATGATCACGTAAAAAAATTCTAATAACAAATACATAGCAGTAATaagggtatgtttggcaaaactagctggtAGCTTTTAGCTGTTAGCTAATAGCTAGTAGCTGGTAGCATTTAGCTGTTAGCTAGTAGCTAATAGCTAGTAGCTTTTAACTGTTAGCTTATAGCTTATAGCTAATAGCTGGTAACTGTTAgtttttttttatatgtatttaattagttggCGGAGTGGCTGAAAATGTTCAAATAAAAAGTAAAATGATAAAAAGCTACAAATTAAAAGTCAAACGCTAGTTTTAGTAACATTTAGCTTTTAATTTTTCTCTCCTTCAAAAGGCTTTAAACTCTTGCAaccaaacaaattttttttattttatatgattttttttataaacgTCAAAAGCTTAAAAAAATTTTGTTGGCAAACATGACATAAGTTACAAGAAAGTGGAAACCAAATACACAACCTGATTAAGTGAGTCAACagtaagcgtcgatttattgacgacttgactgccgcttagaggtTAAATGTGTCTGTTGACTGTTGTTGTTGTGTATTCAATCTTGACAATCCATAAACAAAGAGTGTGATTTTATTTTTTCACTAGTAATTATGATAAATTCATTTTTAGATGTACAATACAAATACCTTATTTATATCCATATTTTTCAAACACTTTTAAACACTTTATACTGttatttacttatttaatttaatttatctatatatctatatagtcatataaagctctaaaataatGATGTCGTCATTAAGTTAATTaccttttaattttcataatgatgatgtcataattatatattaatttaattgataaaataatacaaaattttttataaaagaaaatactaatatctcctaaattgtaattttaattttctaaaaaaatttaaaaggcataattattactaataataataataattattattaaaaataaaaatactccACTTttagcgaactttattattattattatttacttttaatctaatagtaataattataattattatattattaatatttaaatatggattatttttacgaaattaattacgttatatatgtatgcgaaaatacatgtctctatatgtttgtaaaaacagcgATAAGTTTTTTAGTCAAATGGgtaattaaaataaatgactttaatatttacattcacttaatacttaaaacatgtcattaaattatttcgtATAAACAAacacgtgatttcacgggtcattatttatatttatatatttaatatagcaaTTAAAAAAAACTTTTTATATTTACTGGGGAAATAAAAATTGTTGTCGTATTATTCCCAATAATATAACCCCCTTTAATATTCCTTATTTACGTTCATGCCACTACTGTTTCTCTATCTTCCCCTGTTTATGCTACCATCTTTCAATTCGACCTCACCTTCATCcaactttctctctctaaacttctGTCTTTCTCCCAATTTTCTCTCTCTATAAATAAATTACACCTTCATTACAATTAATCCTCAAAcctcacacatatatatatagtgtatagtaTATTCTTATACAGATATAACTATATAAGGTACGGAGTAATAAtagagtaataaataaataaataaaatcatcCTTTCCGTTTCATTTTCATTTACACctgaaagtaaagatttttttttttttaaattgaatttaaaatgttAATGTTATCTCCACTACATTAGAGGCATGGTTCAGCTCAGCTATCAGATCTGTAGCTGAAATACTGTGCACATtaacttatattttatatattgaaAACCTAGGGTTTGTAAATTATAGGTTTTAAGCTCTTGCTTTGGTTTCCGTAAGTGTATGGTGTtttatctagggttagggtttctgTAGATGTGAAAAAATTTATTCTGGTGATGAATCGAAGTTTTCGAGCGCCGGAAAAGGTAATGCCGGCACCGGCGACTGTGAAGCAACGGCAGAAGCAGCCGCAAATGATTGGTAGTTTTAGGAAGTCTGAATTGAAAGATAAAGATGAAGAGTTAGGGTTATTTTTGGAAATGAGAAAACGTGAAAAAGAACGTGATCTTCTCTTTCAGAATACTGATGAAGATGAGTTTGATTCATCACTTGGTAATTTCAGTAACCTAAatgtttttttaatatatatatgtatttgtatgtatataaattcattaattacatttttttttttgcatatttgAAGTGTTTATCTAAAAATGTACAAGTagatgcctttaaaaaaaaaaaaaaaaaaaaaaatgtacaagTAGAATATATTAGATGGGTAGTTAAAGTATAACTAGAATTGAAAAAGATTCGATTTTTTGAAATGCTTCATTTAACATCTAGCCAATTAATAATACAGTAACGGGTTTTTTGGCAGTTGGTAGAGGGGCAAGTAGGATAACTTATTTATTAATTGAATAAATTCAGTATTGTTGctgatattgatatcaatattcAAAGATTTCAGTAAGTAAGATGCTGAACTTTTAGGTAGTGTTTGGGATTGCCTATTTAAACAGCGTATCAGCCTATCAGGTTATTTTTGTTTTGGTACAGCCGTTTGTATGAAATAAGCAAAGCTCAAACAAGTCCAGACTAATTTTTTGTTATTACTTCGATTATATAGGATCAATTGAAGGTACTTCACAGATGTTCAGTATGCCTTCAGTAACATCTGCACGAAAGAATGGTGCTGATGAGCTTCTCAACTCTGAAaatgataagaatgattatgattgGTAACTTACGATATATCTTCTTTATTTCAACCTGTTAAAAGTATGCCTGATATTAAATTATTTTATGCACAGTGCTAAGAATtactattaatttgttatattcattTCATACATAGGCATGTTTTTGTTATTACTTGCTAAATATTGCTATTTTTTCAGGCTTTTGACGCCCCCTGGAACACCTCTTTTCCCTTCTCTTGAAATGGAATCACAGAAAACCGTCATGGGTCAGATGGGAACTCCTAAAACCCGTCCTGCTGGACTAAAATCTCGAGTAAGAATAGTTTCTGTCTTTATAAATGGTAGCTTAACAGCTCAAGTGctatatttgtatatatgattCTATTTCATTAATATCAGTTTGATACATCATGGTGCAATTCAATGAATCTGTTAATCAATAATGTCATTTACTTGGTTGCTTTTGGTATAGCTATCAAATACCCACCCGGAGACTACTGGTAGGAATAATATGGTATCTAGACAACCGATGATGTCATCTCCCGGGTTAAACACTTCAAGTAATGGACTCCGTAGGCCCTCCTCTTCTGGAGGTCCAGGATCACGTCCAGCTACTCCAACTGGAAGGCCCGCTACCTCAAGCGGAAGGCCCGCTACCTCAACTGGTAGGCCCGCTACCTCAAACGGAAGGCCCGCTACCTCAAACGGAAGGCCCACTAGCTCAAACGGAAGGCCTGCTACTCCAACTGGGAGGCCCACGTTGGGTTCGTCAACTAGGTCTGTATCATCAAATTCTATACCTAAAGCAGCTTCTAACTCAACTTCTAGAACCACGTCAACTGCAACATCTAGACCTTCAAGATCATCTACACCTACTTCTCGACCCATTACGGGCCCAACTAAGCCTACGGTCCCATCTCGATCTTCTACTCCTACACCAAGATCTACTGCCAGGTCATCAACCCCCACAACTAGACCATCTTTAAATGCATACAAACCCGCATCACGGGCCTCAACACCAACTCGTAGACAACCAACATCGTCTACAATAACAAGAACATCATCAAACCCTACGCTTAAATCTCCTACATTCACTAAGCCTGCACCAAGTACAACAAGAAGTGCACCAAGTACAACACGAACTGCACCACCTCAACGGGCTAGTTCTCCTAGCGTAAGACCGCGCCCATGGAAACCTCATGAAATGCCTGGTTACTCACTTGATGCACCGCCAAATTTACGGACCTCACTTTCGGATAGGCCTACTTCAGCTCAAA comes from Rutidosis leptorrhynchoides isolate AG116_Rl617_1_P2 chromosome 4, CSIRO_AGI_Rlap_v1, whole genome shotgun sequence and encodes:
- the LOC139840280 gene encoding uncharacterized protein; this encodes MNRSFRAPEKVMPAPATVKQRQKQPQMIGSFRKSELKDKDEELGLFLEMRKREKERDLLFQNTDEDEFDSSLGSIEGTSQMFSMPSVTSARKNGADELLNSENDKNDYDWLLTPPGTPLFPSLEMESQKTVMGQMGTPKTRPAGLKSRLSNTHPETTGRNNMVSRQPMMSSPGLNTSSNGLRRPSSSGGPGSRPATPTGRPATSSGRPATSTGRPATSNGRPATSNGRPTSSNGRPATPTGRPTLGSSTRSVSSNSIPKAASNSTSRTTSTATSRPSRSSTPTSRPITGPTKPTVPSRSSTPTPRSTARSSTPTTRPSLNAYKPASRASTPTRRQPTSSTITRTSSNPTLKSPTFTKPAPSTTRSAPSTTRTAPPQRASSPSVRPRPWKPHEMPGYSLDAPPNLRTSLSDRPTSAQRGRSGAPSSRSSSVEPVANGRVRRQSCSPSRGRLPNGMGHYSGSSVPVPALNRAYAKANDNLSPGLYGTKMVERVINMRKLVPPRQDDNRSPHSNLSSKSSPDSSGFGRSLSKKSLDMAIRHMDIRRTVPGNLRPLMTNIPASSMYSVRPGPTRSRTIGVSDSPLATSSNASSEMSVSNNGPCLDGNMDDEISSERGIYNIRGR